A window from Argopecten irradians isolate NY chromosome 3, Ai_NY, whole genome shotgun sequence encodes these proteins:
- the LOC138317152 gene encoding myb/SANT-like DNA-binding domain-containing protein 4, giving the protein MANIKRQRGKNFDAEETILLTELVEKNIGLLNSKLTNTITNQRKQTVWVSIAAQVSSLGKSVRTVKDVKTKWSNITTSAKKEFSAHKIYSKGTGGGPAPKPMDATTERVVELFKDSPNFIGLGGMESSMPTPAQEDLCQERLIFV; this is encoded by the exons ATGGCCAACATCAAACGCCAGAGAGGCAAAAATTTTGATGCCGAAGAGACAATCCTTTTGACGGAActagttgaaaaaaatattgggcTGTTAAACTCAAAACTGACTAACACCATCACGAACCAACGGAAACAAACAGTATGGGTTAGCATTGCTGCCCAAGTAAGTTCCCTTGGGAAAAGTGTAAGAACAGTCAAagatgtaaaaacaaaatggtCAAACATAACCACTTCTGCTAAAAAGGAGTTTTCGGCTCATAAAATTTATAGCAAGGGGACTGGCGGTGGTCCTGCACCTAAACCCATGGACGCAACCACAGAGAGAGTGGTAGAACTTTTTAAGGATTCACCAAACTTCATCGGTTTAGGGGGCATGGAATCATCAATGCCAACACCTGCCCAAGAAG ATCTTTGTCAGGAACGTTTGATATTTGTGTGA